TCGAGCGCCCAGCGCAAGCGGGAGGCGGCCTCCGCCAAGTCGCCGTCTTCCGCCAGGAAGCGGGCATGCAGCAGCGCGGCGAAAGACGCATACGCGGTCTTCGGGTATTCCGCGCGCAATTGCTTGGCCAGTTTTTCCACGACCTCCATTTCTTCTAACCCGATCTGCTCGGCTTCCCCGAGTTCCGTCCGCGCCAGCAATTCCTGAAATATTCCGGAGGCCTCTTCCGCCAGCCGCAATTGCCGCGCCTCCCAAAAGCGCCAGCCGACCACGCCGCATACGCCGATGGCCAGCCCGCAGATCAGGGCCTTGCCGTTGCGCTGCCACCACTCCTGCAGAGCGCTAAG
This window of the Gammaproteobacteria bacterium genome carries:
- a CDS encoding tetratricopeptide repeat protein → MDPYYQEDLSALQEWWQRNGKALICGLAIGVCGVVGWRFWEARQLRLAEEASGIFQELLARTELGEAEQIGLEEMEVVEKLAKQLRAEYPKTAYASFAALLHARFLAEDGDLAEAASRLRWALENGGEPLIRHIARLRLVRVLLAARELEEAEKELQAVRVSYPSPAYYELQGDLWWLKERKDLAAEYYRQALRAAGAAGRSPFLEMKLEELGPAAAGAGGKS